From Riemerella anatipestifer ATCC 11845 = DSM 15868, a single genomic window includes:
- the tyrS gene encoding tyrosine--tRNA ligase, whose translation MNPFIEELKWRGLVHDMMPGTEDLLNKEMTKAYIGFDPTADSLHIGSLIPIKILAHFQKHGHKPIALVGGATGMIGDPSGKSAERNLLDEATLKHYEECIKGQLSRLLDFESDSPNKAELVNNYDWMKSISFLEFARDIGKHITVNYMMAKDSVKKRFSGDAGVEGMSFTEFTYQLLQGYDFLHLYQNQGVKLQMGGSDQWGNITTGTELIRRKAQGEAYALTVPLITKADGTKFGKSESGENIWLDAKKTSPYRFYQFWLNATDEDAERFIKFYTFLNKEEIEALINEHREAPHERKLQKKLAQEVTSWVHGEAEYQKVVKASEILFGRSTAEDLVALDEATFLDIFDGVPQQELSRKELVGMNITDLLADSGFLKSKGEAKRELKGNAISVNKSKVNEEFCLSEKDFIDDKFILLQKGKKSYFIVKAI comes from the coding sequence ATGAACCCTTTTATAGAAGAACTTAAATGGCGTGGTTTAGTCCACGATATGATGCCTGGCACAGAAGATTTGCTAAATAAAGAAATGACGAAGGCTTATATCGGTTTTGACCCTACAGCCGACTCACTGCATATCGGAAGTTTAATTCCTATTAAAATATTGGCTCATTTTCAGAAACATGGGCACAAGCCTATCGCACTAGTAGGTGGTGCTACGGGAATGATTGGAGACCCTTCTGGAAAGTCTGCAGAAAGAAATCTTTTAGATGAAGCTACATTAAAACATTATGAAGAATGTATCAAAGGTCAGCTTTCTCGTTTATTAGATTTTGAAAGTGATAGCCCTAACAAGGCAGAACTCGTAAATAATTACGATTGGATGAAATCTATCTCTTTCCTTGAATTTGCTAGAGATATCGGAAAGCACATCACCGTAAATTATATGATGGCAAAAGATTCTGTAAAGAAAAGGTTTTCTGGCGATGCAGGTGTTGAAGGTATGAGCTTTACGGAGTTTACCTATCAGCTTCTACAAGGGTATGATTTTCTTCATCTTTACCAGAATCAAGGTGTTAAACTTCAGATGGGAGGCTCAGACCAGTGGGGAAATATTACTACAGGTACTGAACTCATTAGGAGAAAAGCACAAGGTGAAGCTTATGCTCTTACAGTTCCGCTAATTACGAAAGCCGATGGCACCAAATTCGGAAAGAGTGAATCTGGTGAGAATATTTGGTTAGATGCTAAAAAGACTTCTCCGTACCGTTTTTATCAGTTTTGGCTTAATGCTACTGATGAAGATGCAGAACGCTTTATTAAATTCTATACTTTCCTTAATAAAGAGGAAATAGAAGCCCTCATAAACGAGCATAGAGAAGCTCCTCACGAAAGAAAACTACAAAAGAAACTGGCACAAGAAGTAACCTCTTGGGTACACGGAGAAGCAGAGTATCAAAAAGTGGTTAAGGCTTCTGAAATTCTCTTTGGACGTTCTACAGCAGAGGATTTGGTGGCACTAGATGAGGCAACCTTTTTAGATATTTTTGATGGTGTACCTCAGCAGGAACTATCTAGAAAGGAACTTGTTGGAATGAATATTACCGACTTATTAGCGGATTCAGGATTTTTAAAATCAAAAGGAGAGGCTAAAAGAGAACTAAAAGGAAATGCCATTTCTGTAAACAAGTCTAAAGTAAATGAGGAGTTTTGCTTATCTGAAAAGGATTTTATAGATGATAAGTTTATTCTTTTACAAAAGGGCAAAAAGAGTTATTTCATAGTAAAAGCCATTTAA